The sequence below is a genomic window from Phoenix dactylifera cultivar Barhee BC4 chromosome 16, palm_55x_up_171113_PBpolish2nd_filt_p, whole genome shotgun sequence.
TATCTGCTGTTTTATGTTTTACCGTGTATAATTATGTAATTATTGCTAGAAAGTTATATGCTCCTGACAATACCATGTAATAGGTAACTGCTGTTTTCATTTTTGTTGGAATTGTCTTCTGTATACCTATCTGTATGAGGTTTCCTAGTTTATGCTTTTCCAAACATGAGGTGGTCTTCAGTCTCGCAGAAGTGTTAAAAAGAAAAGTTCTGAGCCCATAGGGTGGACATGAGGGATTTATAAATGAATTAGTAACTCTTTGGTATTGTTAATTCTCGTATAGATCTCATAGTTTATGCTTTTCCAAACATTAGATGGTCTTCAGTCTCTCAGAAGTGTTAAAATGAAAAGTTCTAATCCCATACGGTGGGCGTAAGGGTTTGATAAATGAATTAGCAACTCTTTGGTATTGATAATTCTCTTATAGATCTCCATTATCACACTAGTAAGTGTGATATCATCACTACCTAAGTAAGTTGGAAATACTTCAGGTCGATATGTTTTATATTTGCTTTGCAAAAGCCTTCTTGTCAAAGGACCCTTACTTCATTATGAATTGGTTTAAgcagtcctaattaattaggacaacattttgttttttttttgtggcctAAGTGCTTTATATCTGGGTGTGGGTACATCCATGAATTTTAGAATACATTTAATTTGGTAAAGGAACTAATTGTTTATTCTACCATTTAGTTGGTGGATCCTGATATCATCCACTCGGTGAATCTGATGATAGACCCCTTCATGTTTTATCCCTTCATAATTTTATAAGCTTGGGCTCTATCAAATAATGAATTGAGTCTGGATTTTGTGGTTAGTTATTGGATGTATCTTTGACTATTTTATTATCAATCTCACTCTCATTCTGTGTAGTTTACTCTTAGAAACTGTATAATTGATGGATATGCAGTAGACAAGTCTTGTATGCCCACAAACCTATTGTGCTTTTGGAAGTTGAAATTTGCTAATCGATGAACTGATGCTTTGGTGTTCTTTAAGTCCTGGAGTGGTATTATACACCTTATGGAAGTTGAATTTTACTATTGTACAACTTGATACCTTTTATATTCTTAAGGAGTCCTGGAGTGATATTATACACCTCTAACAATCAGCTCAACTTCTTTCAGTCAAATGCATCCTCTGGGATGGGTGTTGCGGACCATTGCAAGGATACATTCTTAGAGCTTCAGAGGAAGAAGACGCACCGATATGTGATTTTTAAAATTGATGAGAAGCAAAAGGAGGTTGTTGTAGAGAAGACTGGAGGTGCAGCTGAGAGCTATGATGATTTCATGGCTTCTCTACCAGAAAATGATTGCCGATATGCCGTCTATGATTTTGACTTTGTGACTGACGAGAACTGTCAGAAAAGCAAGATTTTCTTTATTGCATGGTAATTCTCTGTGCTAGTTCTCCCTTTGATTTGCTGAGAATGGTATTATCATTGTTCGATAAGGTGTAATGTGTATAAAATTTTAATCagataaaagaaaatatagGTAGTTGTTCTAGTTGTGCAATTTCTGCAGGCTAGGCAGTTATCTGTCTTGTATTGTAATAGGTGGATGGTTATTTGACATGTTTTGTTATTGCAATCTCTGTGTAGTTGCAAGCAAGGGTTAAATCCTTGGGACAGGGATGTCCCGCTTTCTCCATGGATCGGGATGCCCTGATGTCTATCTTGCCTGTGTAGGCGTCCCGGTCGAGCGGTAGGCTTCCccatctctctttccttccttcttttatttcttcatttgtttgtttcttttccttcgttctttcctttctttcttctatccttcctttttttctacatcctttctttccttttttgtcttctttctttcagtcttttttccttcctttttcatagtcttttttccttcctttttcttctcccttt
It includes:
- the LOC103709840 gene encoding actin-depolymerizing factor 11 isoform X1, with the protein product MALLRSYSNASSGMGVADHCKDTFLELQRKKTHRYVIFKIDEKQKEVVVEKTGGAAESYDDFMASLPENDCRYAVYDFDFVTDENCQKSKIFFIAWSPSVSRIRAKMLYATSKDRFRRELDGIHYEIQATDPSEVDLEVLRDRAH
- the LOC103709840 gene encoding actin-depolymerizing factor isoform X2, whose amino-acid sequence is MALLRSYSNASSGMGVADHCKDTFLELQRKKTHRYVIFKIDEKQKEVVVEKTGGAAESYDDFMASLPENDCRYAVYDFDFVTDENCQKSKIFFIACCKQGLNPWDRDVPLSPWIGMP